From the Bacteroidia bacterium genome, one window contains:
- a CDS encoding glycosyltransferase family 39 protein — MSQVMNPSGKNNARSGKLLSKGKQGIDRLTRRRDVLFAIAIAAGALFLRLLFLWSWSETPFFSRHFSDSKIYYDLAARILSGQDTDRAFFMSPLYPWLLSLIMRITEDVDLWMRLIQVLLGSVVVYLVWDMGRSLFGRGSAFIAAILTAASVHLIFYENMFLLDSLLTGLMVGSLYCLLRAISRGRSRDWVLSGALFGLAVLTRASAVLFLPMMLIAWMFRSGKEPGHFRGVGLWTGMSLLMLLPSTLHNFSAEGIILPVTSSFGYNLYAGNNPGAMGLYHMPEPVDLYSDPNGHQYAEARAGVEMNSAEVSSWWRDRAVQWVLAEPAAFMQLLGRKLLLMFHTGDIDQVGLSMAFVQKEYGTIPGLPLQVFPVVLVFGLAGMAGALRTGKNDWPLRLFFFTYLLSTALFFVSGRLRLPLLPMLYLYAGYGAMQFWRMFRMKAFGREGIRMVFGVLIAVVVLLVQPRIDQRFEQEYLKLGQISFDAGKYTEAAALFARSVDERPTVDGYVNHANALAAHGEFETAEAHFRQALKMDSTSALTWFNYGNMWMQRGAPGRAHACWMRAVETNPRFAPARRNLGLLLFRAGKLVEAEEQLARYVELETDVEQRASVQRDLANIRKLLRSPGAMGGRE, encoded by the coding sequence ATGTCGCAGGTCATGAATCCATCGGGCAAGAACAACGCTCGTTCGGGGAAGTTGCTATCGAAAGGGAAACAAGGCATTGATCGCCTGACGCGTCGCCGGGATGTCCTTTTTGCGATCGCAATTGCTGCCGGGGCACTGTTTCTCCGTCTGCTTTTCCTTTGGTCCTGGTCGGAAACTCCTTTCTTCTCACGACATTTCTCTGATTCAAAAATCTACTACGATCTGGCTGCACGCATCCTGTCCGGGCAGGACACGGATCGAGCGTTTTTTATGTCGCCGCTGTATCCGTGGTTGCTGTCACTGATCATGCGCATCACGGAGGACGTCGATCTATGGATGCGCCTGATACAGGTACTCCTCGGTTCTGTTGTGGTGTATCTCGTATGGGACATGGGGAGGTCGCTTTTCGGCAGAGGAAGCGCCTTTATCGCAGCGATACTTACGGCGGCTTCCGTTCATCTGATTTTTTATGAGAACATGTTCCTTCTCGACTCGCTGCTCACCGGATTGATGGTGGGGAGTCTTTATTGCCTCCTGCGAGCAATATCACGGGGACGATCGCGTGATTGGGTGCTGTCAGGCGCGCTGTTTGGTCTTGCGGTGCTTACCCGCGCTTCGGCGGTGCTGTTTTTACCGATGATGTTGATCGCATGGATGTTTCGTTCGGGAAAGGAGCCGGGTCACTTTCGTGGTGTCGGGTTGTGGACGGGGATGTCACTACTCATGTTGCTTCCATCAACGCTGCACAACTTTTCCGCCGAAGGTATTATACTGCCCGTCACCTCTTCCTTCGGATATAACTTGTATGCCGGAAACAATCCCGGTGCAATGGGCTTGTATCATATGCCGGAGCCGGTTGATTTATATTCGGATCCTAACGGACATCAGTATGCGGAAGCCAGAGCCGGTGTGGAAATGAATTCTGCAGAGGTATCATCGTGGTGGAGAGACCGGGCGGTGCAATGGGTCCTGGCGGAGCCTGCGGCATTCATGCAGCTACTGGGCAGGAAACTTCTCCTGATGTTCCACACGGGCGATATCGATCAGGTCGGACTGAGTATGGCGTTCGTACAGAAGGAATATGGCACGATTCCGGGCCTGCCTTTGCAGGTGTTTCCGGTCGTTCTTGTGTTCGGCCTGGCGGGCATGGCCGGGGCGCTCAGAACCGGGAAGAATGATTGGCCTCTGAGGCTGTTTTTCTTCACGTATCTCCTCTCCACCGCACTGTTTTTTGTGAGTGGGCGACTCCGTTTACCGCTGTTGCCGATGTTGTATCTGTATGCGGGCTACGGTGCCATGCAGTTCTGGCGGATGTTCCGCATGAAAGCGTTCGGCAGGGAGGGGATACGGATGGTCTTCGGGGTGTTGATCGCGGTGGTTGTTCTTCTCGTACAACCGCGCATTGATCAACGCTTCGAGCAGGAGTATCTCAAGCTTGGGCAGATATCTTTCGACGCGGGCAAGTACACTGAGGCTGCAGCATTGTTCGCCCGGTCCGTTGACGAGCGCCCGACCGTGGATGGTTATGTCAACCATGCAAATGCTCTTGCGGCCCATGGAGAATTTGAAACAGCTGAAGCTCATTTCCGACAGGCTCTGAAGATGGATTCCACGTCAGCCCTGACCTGGTTCAATTACGGAAATATGTGGATGCAGCGCGGGGCTCCGGGCAGAGCCCATGCGTGTTGGATGCGGGCTGTGGAGACCAATCCCCGCTTCGCTCCGGCCAGACGCAATCTTGGCCTGTTGCTGTTCCGGGCGGGGAAGCTGGTCGAGGCAGAGGAGCAACTCGCGAGGTATGTGGAATTGGAGACGGATGTGGAGCAGCGGGCATCCGTACAAAGAGATCTCGCCAATATTCGGAAGCTGTTACGCAGCCCTGGCGCGATGGGAGGCAGGGAATGA
- a CDS encoding CBS domain-containing protein, which translates to MDTNADFINPDESTTSALQADDLRRPLSSIMKPAITAPIDASVHEAILLMQRNRIGCVLVVSHRKLLGIFTERDVLKKIVGTNFDIRTTPLSEVMTINPQALNEDDTIAYALNFLDLGGYRHIPIVNDLFEPIGIVSVKAIVSYLVQHFADEVLNLPPHRMAIQEEEPLPPIDDEEEWNDGIM; encoded by the coding sequence ATGGACACCAACGCTGATTTTATCAATCCTGACGAATCCACCACATCCGCTCTGCAGGCGGATGATCTCCGCCGGCCGCTCAGCAGCATCATGAAACCCGCCATCACCGCACCTATCGACGCTTCGGTGCATGAGGCGATTCTGCTTATGCAGCGCAACCGCATCGGTTGTGTGCTGGTGGTCAGCCACAGAAAATTACTCGGAATTTTCACGGAACGCGACGTACTGAAAAAAATCGTTGGAACGAATTTCGATATACGCACAACGCCGCTCAGCGAGGTCATGACTATCAATCCGCAGGCGCTCAATGAAGACGACACCATCGCCTATGCGCTGAATTTTCTGGATCTCGGCGGCTATCGCCACATCCCTATTGTCAACGATCTCTTTGAACCCATCGGCATTGTATCCGTCAAGGCTATCGTTTCCTATCTGGTGCAGCATTTCGCCGATGAAGTGCTCAATCTGCCTCCGCATCGCATGGCGATTCAGGAGGAGGAGCCCCTCCCGCCCATCGATGACGAGGAGGAATGGAACGACGGGATCATGTAG
- a CDS encoding T9SS type A sorting domain-containing protein: MRTGILFFFLFILCVTAQTAVGQKDTCQPRIYYDPSAPTSMYLSSLPTPWFGVRMYTEWVSTVDSAFFGFGIHRATASTKRDTLEVRVLGNTLPAFTLLDRMDFVLIPNFNGLFPDGYYVAEFQFDAPVAWINPPGEFWLSWRIKGTPTDQARIMVKKPAIEPRRSVIINSNGSTVLATDYMRTQLGLGAGDSVDFVAEARLCYPFGTPVELVSFHAVWQNDGALLSWETATEVNNYGFEILRQTPSDQQMVKLWERIAFVPGHGTSTRSQQYAFHDIAAEAAADAHGIVRYRLRQLDYDGSAELSHVVEAHAPTPVTGLYLYQNYPHPVRAGSASTVLSFSIPEAQHTRLEVYDALGRMIAAPIDKALSAGRHSIETAIPEIRPGIYFLRLQSGTGVVTRKMIVTE, from the coding sequence ATGCGGACCGGTATTCTGTTCTTTTTCCTCTTCATCCTGTGTGTGACCGCTCAAACCGCTGTGGGCCAGAAGGACACGTGCCAGCCGCGCATCTACTATGATCCGTCTGCTCCAACTTCCATGTATCTTTCGAGCTTGCCGACACCCTGGTTCGGCGTTCGTATGTACACAGAGTGGGTTTCGACCGTAGACAGTGCTTTTTTTGGTTTTGGGATTCATCGGGCAACCGCCTCCACAAAGCGCGATACGCTCGAGGTTCGCGTGCTCGGGAACACTCTGCCGGCCTTTACTCTGCTCGATCGGATGGATTTTGTGCTTATCCCGAATTTCAATGGTCTGTTTCCCGATGGCTATTACGTGGCAGAATTTCAGTTCGACGCACCGGTGGCCTGGATAAACCCTCCGGGTGAGTTCTGGTTGAGCTGGCGCATCAAGGGAACGCCCACAGACCAGGCGCGAATCATGGTGAAAAAGCCGGCAATAGAACCCCGCCGCTCTGTGATCATTAATTCGAACGGCAGCACGGTGCTCGCGACGGATTACATGCGTACGCAACTCGGCCTCGGCGCAGGCGATTCGGTGGACTTCGTCGCGGAAGCCCGCCTGTGTTACCCTTTCGGGACACCAGTGGAACTTGTGTCGTTTCATGCTGTCTGGCAAAATGATGGAGCGCTGCTCTCCTGGGAAACTGCCACAGAGGTCAACAATTATGGCTTTGAGATATTGCGTCAAACCCCATCCGACCAGCAGATGGTAAAGTTGTGGGAACGTATCGCCTTCGTACCCGGGCACGGCACCTCTACACGTTCACAACAGTACGCATTCCATGATATCGCCGCCGAGGCGGCGGCCGACGCACACGGAATCGTCCGGTATCGCTTGCGACAGTTGGACTACGACGGCAGCGCAGAACTATCTCATGTCGTTGAGGCGCATGCTCCGACGCCCGTTACCGGTTTGTATCTGTACCAGAACTACCCACATCCGGTACGCGCGGGCAGTGCTTCGACAGTACTTTCTTTCTCCATCCCCGAGGCGCAGCATACACGCCTGGAGGTGTACGACGCTCTAGGACGCATGATCGCCGCACCGATCGACAAAGCGCTCTCCGCAGGTCGTCACTCGATCGAGACAGCAATCCCCGAAATTCGGCCAGGCATTTACTTTTTACGACTGCAAAGCGGAACGGGTGTGGTAACACGGAAAATGATCGTTACGGAATAA
- a CDS encoding T9SS type A sorting domain-containing protein encodes MIMLSSLLGAIVLLPGCLSLISVIHAPEVVMVEQEFSIAVDGSVVGHGGGIAALVIQHPEELELTGAHYVGDQVRRALRKHAAIARRFTPEKGQVVTVLADSIPQTRISDASLRVLLRFRPTKTGTFALKFATGVVAEERGRLSWKMTDPAAFDDFSDLVDERYIRQIRVVVPERNGTAALSLSGKREYLLLPDSGLFRFALDKDFSVEFWCRTISFGAPLLSTRRDDYHGAHPFDLSVNHSGALELRCADGQRTYRAVSDRFIADGTWHHLAVSYCADSSRYQLFVDGLPTGFLWLPATMRGVTAEELLFGTTSARQQFASGEFEELRFWENCRNEQEIDYYRDLPLGGFESNLHALFSFDGGSDGLLPAQSQIEGLLAYAYNRPRLVVSTTPLRLELLAFSASMAEDEVVMTWETFDETKVLGYEVEKRLESGRYTVLHQIEPKRDPSRHQIYTVTDSWDGKMIAYYRLRKLNSDGSAIFSADVPIGAENILNFTLEDNSPNPFTDSTVIPYTVLRRTKVELAVFDMMGREIQQLVADRKEPGSYSVTFVAGDLPGGMYFYKMRTNAGSQTKKMYLAR; translated from the coding sequence ATGATCATGCTATCGTCCCTTCTCGGGGCGATAGTGCTTTTACCGGGATGTCTCTCACTGATCTCCGTCATTCACGCTCCGGAAGTTGTGATGGTGGAACAGGAGTTCTCCATTGCGGTGGATGGCTCCGTTGTCGGGCATGGTGGCGGCATCGCCGCGCTGGTAATTCAACACCCCGAAGAATTGGAATTGACGGGTGCGCATTACGTTGGTGATCAGGTACGGCGCGCCTTGCGCAAACACGCCGCCATCGCCCGGCGCTTTACGCCGGAAAAAGGTCAAGTCGTGACCGTGCTCGCGGATTCCATTCCACAAACACGGATCAGCGACGCCTCGCTGCGCGTTCTGTTGCGCTTCAGGCCCACAAAGACCGGCACCTTCGCGTTGAAGTTCGCGACCGGCGTTGTGGCGGAAGAGCGGGGGAGATTGAGCTGGAAGATGACCGATCCTGCGGCGTTCGATGATTTTTCGGATCTCGTTGACGAACGATATATCCGGCAGATTCGCGTGGTTGTGCCTGAGCGGAACGGCACTGCCGCTTTGTCGCTTTCAGGAAAACGCGAGTACCTGCTCTTGCCGGACAGCGGGCTGTTTCGATTTGCGCTTGACAAAGATTTTTCCGTGGAGTTCTGGTGCCGCACCATTTCTTTTGGTGCGCCGCTGCTCAGTACCCGACGCGACGACTATCATGGAGCGCATCCATTCGATCTTTCCGTCAATCACTCCGGTGCATTGGAGCTGCGTTGTGCGGATGGCCAGCGCACCTACCGTGCTGTCAGCGACCGCTTCATCGCAGACGGGACCTGGCATCATCTTGCAGTGAGTTATTGCGCGGACAGCTCGCGGTATCAGCTTTTTGTAGACGGTCTCCCCACGGGATTTCTGTGGCTTCCGGCCACCATGCGCGGCGTCACCGCAGAGGAGTTGCTGTTCGGCACCACGAGCGCAAGGCAGCAATTCGCTTCGGGTGAGTTCGAGGAGTTGCGATTCTGGGAAAACTGCCGCAACGAACAAGAAATTGATTATTACCGCGATTTGCCGCTCGGAGGATTCGAATCCAATCTTCACGCGTTGTTTTCTTTCGACGGAGGGAGCGACGGCCTGCTCCCCGCGCAATCGCAGATCGAGGGTCTTCTGGCCTATGCGTACAACCGTCCTCGACTCGTCGTATCCACGACGCCCTTGCGGCTGGAACTGCTCGCGTTCAGCGCCTCGATGGCGGAGGATGAAGTGGTCATGACCTGGGAGACCTTTGATGAGACCAAGGTGCTCGGGTACGAAGTGGAGAAGCGCCTGGAGTCTGGCCGCTATACCGTGCTGCATCAGATTGAGCCGAAGCGCGATCCTTCGCGGCATCAGATCTACACCGTGACGGATTCCTGGGACGGAAAGATGATTGCGTATTACCGTTTGCGGAAGCTCAACAGCGACGGTTCGGCGATTTTTTCCGCAGACGTTCCCATAGGTGCGGAAAATATTCTGAACTTCACGCTCGAGGATAATTCCCCGAATCCTTTTACGGACAGCACGGTGATCCCCTACACGGTGTTGCGGCGTACGAAGGTGGAATTGGCGGTTTTTGACATGATGGGGCGTGAAATACAGCAACTGGTCGCGGACAGAAAAGAGCCGGGAAGCTACAGTGTGACCTTCGTTGCCGGGGATCTCCCGGGCGGAATGTATTTTTATAAAATGCGAACAAATGCTGGTTCTCAAACAAAAAAGATGTATCTTGCTCGGTAA
- a CDS encoding proprotein convertase P-domain-containing protein produces the protein MRKLTLLSVVFLLGILLTQVGYADGTYKYTSKPHLPVVSAQTTLDAIYVPVNVPVADVRVALYIKSVMYSTLRITLVSPRGRQVVLKAESGNITVAPLYGSIGAPGSLALFQQGGNAFGAQPNNIPLNPSTPLAALNGDLSSGWWTLRVQDERNPNAWIPQEGFLEEWHLYFNRQIIEPVQPFNPAINYLRPGGATLFGQINGSAASSTNPLRAQIPNEQFAALLCNPAPNDPNVVLGRNGDAFPVVISGHPGALIGQAANGYPAGRFRITITVETQYFPGSPYLPGLTEDIAIYFGKVPDAQYTPPLPAPPAAPNPAFQAKNPSGWPTGAGTVNSLLGGASGLWGGVRLTNCLSPLPGADDGGYDRVTFDDFALEQIANNLPAGPSNGFAGTYKPLQNLSTLNGLPVDGLYYVTVYDCFGDAQAGFGHIRVTYLQVEYIVGGGEISDPVRHQGFNKALAGVPVPGTFTGSTLGYLTDVVGPVPPYRENSKDQDPILVFWATQKMYPQNAVGTERIMAVNRSNVAPASATHYHGPYAYPASLDSDPTKAGAFVNADLLIVPQGDYRLRVNMIQPRYDDDISDNEYNSAEINVNPVSMSYFGEQIQFWNKFVDPARLNLTAAFGVTPTTGIAQSFTLFKFPFTKVTSVDYKFDAQTVNDPRSNVRISVWRVNGITGYTGAPATLVARSTTVNANAYVGLGNWRTFALYPIDGQGNPDVNAGGSVNLSPGTYVFVLDNVGTGNFASYPYTYGAIPALKDRYWDYIFGDNYGPLGPFSTLGTRMGYYSGAIGNPPTFAWGATTGDNMSNCALPMRVNMTSMNDFGVNFVRFSSQTSPTEAITVGQPVTPSVNVSSYSTQGGLQKDFNIYLGVFDQGDNLIWSDMVNVANAPYFGIGGYQTLTVNMDSWTPQTGGLFKLRAYFTRNPDDQNPINDRLEYTLYIQNQPVIAFDNDVDRKLLNEAVDNIRDLGAEPKLVDLSQATLKAYNNSTIYFVGSMNGSAQAQLTDAVSRGNDIAFVAERNAKPGATIRNIDNLYGIERASAVDYDNVEVLPTFTAVAESDEGIQGIELPQFTSKEELLKYVTSAELKVDKPLNPSFKKNVEPNKAFENALPVALNSKFGTIRYLSNERGNINIVYTIPSSRKAGSIVTDEVVPTAFALEQNYPNPFNPTTAISYTLPEASVVTLRVLDLLGREVATLVSESQNAGSYTVSFKGLDKNGKELTSGAYLYRLEAVPSNGGAIFTSTKKMLLSK, from the coding sequence ATGAGGAAGTTGACTCTTCTTTCTGTGGTATTTCTGCTAGGCATACTGCTGACGCAGGTGGGGTACGCCGACGGTACGTACAAGTACACGAGCAAACCCCATCTTCCGGTTGTGAGCGCGCAGACCACGCTGGATGCGATTTACGTTCCTGTGAACGTTCCCGTCGCGGATGTGCGCGTGGCTCTGTACATCAAGTCCGTGATGTACTCCACACTTCGAATCACGCTCGTTTCACCGCGAGGTCGTCAGGTTGTGCTCAAAGCGGAAAGCGGCAACATCACCGTTGCCCCGCTGTACGGTTCCATCGGAGCACCGGGCTCCCTCGCGCTGTTTCAGCAGGGCGGTAACGCCTTCGGTGCGCAGCCGAATAACATCCCGCTCAATCCCTCAACACCGCTCGCCGCACTGAACGGCGATCTCTCCAGCGGTTGGTGGACCCTGCGTGTACAGGACGAGCGCAACCCCAATGCCTGGATCCCGCAGGAAGGTTTCCTCGAGGAATGGCATCTGTATTTCAACCGTCAGATCATCGAACCCGTCCAGCCCTTCAATCCGGCGATCAACTATCTCCGTCCTGGCGGTGCTACGTTGTTTGGTCAGATCAACGGCTCGGCCGCGTCCTCGACCAACCCCCTTCGCGCACAGATCCCGAACGAGCAGTTTGCCGCTCTGCTGTGCAACCCGGCTCCCAATGATCCGAACGTCGTGCTCGGACGCAATGGCGATGCTTTCCCCGTCGTGATCAGCGGTCACCCGGGTGCGCTCATCGGTCAGGCAGCCAATGGCTACCCCGCCGGCCGTTTCCGCATCACGATCACCGTGGAAACGCAGTACTTCCCCGGTTCGCCGTACCTCCCCGGTCTGACCGAGGATATCGCGATTTACTTCGGCAAGGTACCTGATGCTCAGTATACCCCGCCGTTGCCCGCGCCTCCCGCAGCTCCGAATCCGGCATTCCAGGCGAAAAATCCCTCCGGTTGGCCAACCGGTGCCGGCACGGTCAACTCGCTGCTCGGCGGCGCCAGCGGTCTCTGGGGCGGCGTCCGCCTCACGAACTGCCTCTCGCCCCTCCCGGGTGCCGATGATGGCGGTTACGATCGCGTGACCTTCGACGATTTCGCCCTCGAGCAGATCGCCAACAATCTCCCCGCCGGTCCCAGCAATGGTTTTGCCGGTACCTACAAGCCGCTGCAGAACCTGAGTACGCTCAATGGTCTGCCTGTGGATGGTCTCTACTACGTTACCGTGTACGATTGCTTCGGTGATGCGCAGGCCGGTTTCGGCCACATCCGTGTCACGTACCTGCAGGTCGAGTACATCGTTGGTGGTGGCGAGATCTCCGATCCCGTCCGTCATCAGGGCTTCAACAAGGCTCTCGCCGGTGTTCCTGTACCGGGTACCTTCACGGGCTCGACGCTCGGTTATCTGACCGACGTCGTGGGTCCCGTCCCGCCGTACCGCGAAAACTCCAAGGATCAGGATCCCATCCTCGTATTCTGGGCAACGCAGAAAATGTATCCGCAGAATGCGGTCGGTACCGAGCGCATCATGGCTGTGAACCGCAGCAATGTGGCACCTGCCTCCGCGACGCACTATCACGGTCCGTACGCCTACCCCGCCTCGCTGGATTCCGATCCGACCAAGGCCGGTGCGTTTGTGAACGCTGACCTGCTTATCGTGCCGCAGGGCGACTACAGACTGCGTGTCAACATGATTCAACCGCGTTATGACGACGACATCTCCGACAACGAATACAATTCGGCTGAGATCAATGTCAATCCGGTGTCCATGTCGTATTTCGGCGAGCAGATCCAATTCTGGAACAAGTTCGTCGATCCTGCAAGGCTGAACCTTACCGCAGCTTTCGGTGTGACGCCGACGACGGGTATTGCCCAGAGCTTCACGCTCTTCAAATTCCCGTTCACCAAGGTCACCAGTGTTGATTACAAGTTCGATGCGCAGACAGTCAACGACCCGCGTTCGAACGTCCGTATCTCCGTCTGGCGCGTGAACGGTATCACCGGCTACACGGGCGCACCGGCCACGTTGGTCGCACGCTCAACGACGGTGAACGCAAACGCCTATGTCGGTCTCGGCAACTGGCGTACCTTCGCGTTGTACCCGATTGACGGACAGGGGAACCCCGACGTCAATGCAGGCGGCTCCGTGAATCTCAGCCCGGGTACGTACGTGTTCGTGCTCGACAACGTCGGCACAGGCAACTTCGCATCCTATCCCTACACCTACGGCGCGATTCCTGCTCTCAAGGATCGTTACTGGGATTACATCTTCGGCGACAACTATGGTCCGCTGGGTCCGTTCAGCACTCTCGGTACCCGTATGGGTTACTACAGCGGTGCGATCGGCAATCCTCCGACCTTCGCATGGGGCGCCACAACCGGCGACAACATGTCGAACTGCGCGCTGCCGATGCGCGTGAACATGACCTCGATGAACGATTTCGGTGTGAACTTCGTCCGCTTCTCCAGCCAGACGTCACCCACCGAAGCGATCACCGTCGGTCAGCCCGTCACCCCGTCCGTGAACGTGTCTTCGTACTCGACGCAGGGCGGCCTCCAGAAAGATTTCAATATCTACCTCGGTGTTTTCGACCAGGGCGACAATCTGATCTGGAGCGATATGGTGAACGTCGCCAATGCGCCGTACTTCGGCATCGGCGGTTACCAGACCCTGACCGTGAACATGGATTCCTGGACGCCGCAGACCGGTGGCCTCTTCAAACTGCGTGCGTATTTCACACGCAATCCTGACGATCAGAATCCCATCAACGACCGTCTCGAGTACACACTGTACATTCAGAATCAGCCCGTGATCGCGTTCGATAATGACGTTGATCGCAAGCTGCTCAACGAAGCCGTTGATAACATCCGCGATCTCGGCGCCGAGCCGAAATTGGTGGATCTCAGCCAGGCGACGCTGAAGGCCTATAACAACAGCACGATCTATTTCGTCGGATCGATGAACGGCAGCGCCCAGGCGCAGCTGACGGATGCGGTGAGCCGCGGTAATGACATTGCTTTCGTCGCAGAGCGCAATGCCAAGCCGGGCGCGACCATCCGCAACATCGACAATCTCTACGGTATCGAGCGCGCGAGCGCGGTGGATTACGACAACGTCGAAGTTCTGCCGACCTTTACCGCCGTTGCCGAGAGTGACGAAGGTATTCAGGGCATCGAACTGCCGCAGTTCACCTCCAAGGAAGAGCTGCTCAAGTACGTCACTTCCGCCGAACTCAAGGTGGATAAGCCTTTGAATCCCTCGTTCAAGAAAAACGTCGAGCCCAACAAGGCCTTCGAAAACGCACTTCCCGTTGCCCTCAACTCGAAGTTCGGAACCATCCGTTACCTGAGCAACGAGCGCGGTAACATCAACATCGTCTACACGATTCCGTCCAGCCGCAAGGCCGGTTCCATCGTCACCGACGAAGTTGTGCCGACCGCATTCGCTCTCGAGCAGAACTACCCGAACCCGTTCAATCCGACAACGGCTATCTCCTACACGCTGCCTGAAGCCAGTGTCGTGACGCTCCGCGTCCTCGATCTGCTCGGTCGTGAAGTCGCCACCCTCGTCAGCGAAAGCCAGAATGCCGGCAGCTACACTGTCAGCTTCAAGGGCCTCGACAAGAACGGCAAGGAACTGACCTCCGGCGCATATCTCTATCGTCTCGAGGCCGTCCCGTCTAATGGCGGTGCGATCTTCACGAGCACGAAGAAGATGCTCCTCTCCAAGTAA
- the hutH gene encoding histidine ammonia-lyase has product MNSHLLLDGNSLALDDIMSVATGSTQVALSPSALPRMQASRDLVDEWVRDKRIMYGITTGFGEFANVHIGAESLGELQRNLILSHAVGCGDPIPKEITRILMVLRANALAKGHSGIRISTVQLLLDMLNRDVIPVLPSQGSVGSSGDLVQLAHLVTAMMGLGMCWSDTCDHEAGGRALQRAGLTPVELAAKEGLALINGTQMMTAYLTFTVHRALSLMRLVDIAGSMSLEALLGTTNACDPLLHSVRPHPGQQAVARNILRLLENSGIRESHLYDHDAVQDSYSLRCMPQVHGASRDAIHYVEQVVLREINSATDNPLIFADEGRLIEGGNFHGQPVALAADFLGIALAEFANISERRVERMVNGKLSGLPRFLTEKGGLHSGLMIAQYTAAALVSENKVLAHPASVDSIPTSANQEDHNSMGSIGARKAWQIMRNLEHVNAIEFLTAAQALDFHHPLTPGNGTAIAHRCIRASVPHLAADRFLHDDLRTIAQLVQKNVILSDVENAIGNLE; this is encoded by the coding sequence ATGAACTCTCATCTGCTTCTCGACGGTAACTCCCTTGCTCTCGATGACATCATGTCCGTTGCAACCGGCAGCACGCAGGTCGCCCTTTCTCCATCGGCACTGCCGCGTATGCAGGCATCCCGTGATCTTGTGGACGAATGGGTGCGTGACAAACGCATCATGTACGGTATAACCACCGGCTTCGGTGAATTCGCGAACGTACACATCGGTGCGGAGTCACTCGGCGAGCTTCAGCGCAATCTCATCCTGAGCCATGCAGTAGGCTGCGGTGATCCCATTCCGAAGGAGATTACGCGTATCCTCATGGTGCTGCGCGCAAACGCGCTCGCAAAGGGACACTCCGGCATCAGAATATCCACCGTTCAACTGTTACTGGACATGCTGAATCGGGATGTCATTCCCGTACTCCCGTCCCAGGGTTCTGTGGGATCCAGCGGGGACCTTGTGCAGCTCGCGCACCTCGTCACAGCCATGATGGGGCTGGGTATGTGCTGGAGTGACACCTGCGACCACGAGGCCGGAGGTCGTGCACTGCAACGAGCGGGACTCACCCCGGTCGAACTGGCCGCAAAGGAAGGCCTGGCGCTGATCAACGGCACGCAAATGATGACGGCCTATCTGACCTTTACGGTGCATCGCGCATTATCCCTCATGCGGCTGGTGGATATCGCCGGCTCCATGTCGCTCGAAGCACTCCTCGGCACGACGAATGCCTGCGATCCACTGCTGCACAGTGTACGGCCGCATCCGGGTCAGCAAGCGGTGGCACGGAATATTCTTCGCCTGCTGGAGAACAGCGGGATTCGGGAATCGCATCTTTACGACCATGATGCGGTACAGGACAGCTACTCACTGCGCTGCATGCCGCAGGTACACGGCGCCTCACGCGATGCGATACACTATGTGGAACAGGTCGTGCTTCGAGAAATCAATTCGGCCACGGACAATCCGCTGATCTTTGCCGATGAGGGGCGTCTGATAGAAGGCGGCAACTTTCACGGGCAACCTGTAGCGCTGGCCGCGGACTTTCTTGGAATAGCGCTTGCGGAATTCGCCAACATTTCCGAGCGCAGAGTGGAGCGTATGGTTAATGGAAAACTCAGCGGTCTCCCGCGTTTCCTTACCGAAAAAGGGGGTCTCCACTCCGGTCTTATGATCGCGCAGTATACCGCCGCAGCTCTCGTCTCCGAGAACAAAGTCCTGGCGCATCCAGCCAGCGTCGATTCCATACCTACCTCTGCAAATCAGGAGGACCACAACAGCATGGGGTCCATCGGCGCAAGAAAGGCCTGGCAGATCATGCGGAATCTCGAACACGTGAACGCCATCGAATTCCTGACCGCCGCGCAGGCACTCGATTTTCACCACCCCCTGACGCCGGGAAACGGGACTGCGATCGCGCACCGTTGTATTCGCGCATCAGTACCACACCTTGCCGCCGACCGCTTCCTGCATGACGACCTCCGGACAATTGCACAGCTCGTGCAAAAAAATGTTATCTTATCGGACGTTGAAAACGCTATCGGAAATCTGGAATAA